From Paracoccus suum, the proteins below share one genomic window:
- a CDS encoding ABC transporter permease has translation MSDRPDPALPQRQPEAPPEAVAQFEPAHGDSGLQSMQRFLHRFPTMVPVIVLALALAGFGLLAPNFFSAFNLSLILQQVAIVGILAAAQSLVILTAGIDLSVGAVMVLTSVVMGKLGIGLGLPMPLALAGGLLAGGATGLLNGFLVTRLRLPPFITTLGTWNVFLALNYYISDRETIRSQTIDAEAPWLKFFGTRFNLGGATLTYSVILLVLVFAALWFALYHTAWGRRVYAVGDDKEAAELAGIRTDRTLLSVYIVAGLICALAGWASIGRVGSLSPTSFQEANLESITAVVIGGISLFGGRGSILGPLIGALIVGVFNSGLKMMGVDVLWQLFATGWLIIIAVAVDQWIRKLTA, from the coding sequence ATGTCCGACCGCCCCGACCCCGCGCTGCCGCAACGCCAGCCCGAAGCCCCGCCCGAAGCGGTCGCGCAGTTCGAGCCGGCGCATGGCGACAGCGGGCTGCAATCGATGCAGCGCTTCCTGCACCGCTTTCCGACCATGGTGCCGGTGATCGTGCTGGCGCTGGCGCTGGCCGGGTTTGGACTGCTGGCGCCCAACTTCTTTTCCGCCTTCAACCTGTCCCTGATCCTGCAGCAGGTGGCCATTGTCGGCATCCTGGCGGCGGCGCAGAGCCTGGTGATCCTGACCGCAGGCATCGACCTGTCGGTCGGCGCGGTGATGGTGCTGACCTCGGTCGTGATGGGCAAGCTCGGCATCGGCCTGGGCCTGCCAATGCCGCTCGCCCTGGCCGGCGGACTGCTGGCCGGCGGCGCCACCGGGCTGCTGAACGGCTTTCTAGTCACCCGCCTGCGTCTGCCGCCGTTCATTACCACATTGGGCACCTGGAACGTGTTCCTTGCCCTCAACTATTACATCAGCGACCGCGAGACGATCCGCAGCCAGACCATCGATGCCGAGGCGCCGTGGCTGAAGTTCTTTGGCACCCGCTTCAACCTCGGCGGGGCGACGCTGACCTACAGTGTCATCCTGTTGGTGCTGGTCTTTGCCGCGCTATGGTTCGCGCTCTACCACACTGCCTGGGGCCGGCGCGTCTATGCCGTAGGCGATGACAAGGAGGCGGCCGAACTGGCGGGCATCCGCACCGACCGCACGCTGCTATCGGTCTATATCGTGGCCGGCTTGATCTGCGCGCTCGCCGGCTGGGCCTCCATCGGACGCGTCGGCTCGCTGTCGCCGACCTCGTTCCAAGAGGCCAACCTGGAGAGCATCACGGCCGTGGTGATCGGCGGGATCAGCCTCTTTGGCGGGCGTGGCTCGATCCTCGGGCCGCTGATCGGGGCCCTGATCGTCGGCGTCTTCAACTCGGGCCTCAAGATGATGGGCGTCGACGTGTTGTGGCAGCTGTTTGCCACCGGCTGGCTGATCATCATCGCCGTCGCCGTCGACCAATGGATCAGAAAGCTGACCGCATGA
- a CDS encoding sugar ABC transporter substrate-binding protein — MTKTMSRALLAGATALALSGTMASAQGTTSACLITKTDINPFFVKMKEGASAKAKELGIDLKTFAGKVDGDHEAQQAAMESCIASGVKGILIVASDTKAITESVKQARDAGILVIALDTPLDPIDAADATFATDNFEAGRLIGAWAKAKLGDKAESAKVAMLNLTEMQPSVDVLRNQGFMEGFGIDPKDKTKWGDEDDPRIIGQELTSGNEEGGRTAMEALLQRDPGINLVYTINEPAAAGAFEALRSAGKDKDATIVSIDGGCPGVENVKEGVIGATSQQYPLLMASKGIEAIAAFAKDGTKPQVSEGLDFFNTGVNLVTGEPQEGVPSISVEEGLEQCWG; from the coding sequence ATGACCAAGACCATGAGCCGCGCCTTGCTCGCCGGCGCCACTGCCTTGGCCCTTTCGGGCACCATGGCCAGCGCCCAGGGCACCACCAGCGCCTGCCTGATCACCAAGACCGACATCAACCCGTTCTTCGTCAAGATGAAGGAAGGCGCCAGCGCCAAGGCCAAGGAACTCGGGATCGACCTCAAGACCTTTGCCGGCAAGGTCGATGGCGACCACGAAGCCCAGCAGGCAGCGATGGAGAGTTGCATCGCCTCCGGGGTGAAGGGCATCCTGATCGTCGCATCGGACACCAAGGCGATCACTGAAAGCGTCAAGCAGGCGCGCGATGCGGGGATCCTGGTGATCGCGCTGGACACGCCGCTCGACCCCATCGACGCCGCCGACGCGACCTTTGCGACCGACAACTTCGAGGCTGGCCGCCTGATCGGCGCCTGGGCCAAGGCGAAACTGGGTGACAAGGCCGAAAGCGCCAAGGTCGCGATGCTGAACCTGACCGAGATGCAGCCTTCGGTCGACGTGCTGCGCAACCAAGGCTTCATGGAAGGCTTCGGGATTGATCCCAAGGACAAGACCAAGTGGGGCGACGAGGATGACCCCCGGATCATCGGGCAGGAACTGACCTCGGGCAACGAGGAAGGCGGGCGCACCGCGATGGAGGCGCTGCTGCAGCGCGATCCCGGCATCAACCTAGTCTATACCATCAACGAGCCTGCGGCCGCCGGCGCCTTTGAGGCGCTGCGCAGCGCCGGCAAGGACAAGGACGCAACCATCGTCTCGATCGACGGCGGCTGCCCGGGGGTGGAAAACGTCAAGGAGGGCGTGATCGGCGCGACCAGCCAGCAATACCCGCTGCTGATGGCCTCCAAGGGGATCGAGGCGATTGCCGCCTTCGCCAAGGACGGCACCAAGCCGCAGGTCAGCGAGGGCCTCGATTTCTTCAACACCGGCGTGAACCTCGTCACTGGCGAGCCGCAGGAAGGCGTGCCCTCGATCTCGGTCGAGGAAGGCCTCGAGCAGTGCTGGGGCTGA
- a CDS encoding ROK family transcriptional regulator, producing MPVRPSNSMRPETMRRHNERLVLTLLRRDGPLARSALAQASGLTPQSMSNIVRDLLARGLIAAEGRVRGRIGQPSVPLSLAPGGAFFLGLQVGRRSARMVLIDFAGAILGQRERRHPQAVPHPDTVLAFATDAAAELTASLPPEAQARVGGLGIAMPFRMWDWGDAFAPWQGRDLRAEAEVATGLPAWLENDASCACAAELIFGRRDLPDDFLHVYIGHYAGGGLVLGGRLWLGPRGNAGAIGSTPVPGGPPALAVPGAAAGAAHAGVTQLLQRASLAALEVRAGRELPQGDPVPDWPLAPAVRARWSAEAGEAIAFAALSAATILDLEAVVIDGAFAPALRTEVVAEVGRALSRLPSAGVVLPEILGGTMGAPARAIGAAGLPLAEGYLLEVISPSPATGG from the coding sequence ATGCCCGTTCGCCCCTCAAACTCGATGCGTCCCGAAACTATGCGCCGCCATAACGAGCGGCTGGTGCTGACTCTTCTGCGGCGGGACGGACCCTTGGCGCGCAGCGCACTGGCGCAGGCCAGCGGGCTGACGCCGCAGTCCATGTCCAACATCGTGCGCGATCTGCTAGCGCGCGGGCTGATTGCGGCGGAAGGGCGGGTGCGGGGACGAATCGGCCAACCCAGCGTCCCGCTGTCCCTCGCCCCCGGCGGGGCGTTCTTTCTGGGGCTGCAGGTGGGTCGGCGCAGCGCGCGGATGGTGCTGATCGACTTTGCCGGCGCCATCCTCGGCCAGCGCGAGCGGCGCCATCCGCAGGCCGTCCCGCATCCCGACACGGTGCTGGCCTTCGCCACGGACGCCGCGGCGGAACTGACCGCCAGCCTCCCGCCCGAGGCGCAGGCCCGCGTCGGTGGCCTCGGGATCGCGATGCCGTTCCGCATGTGGGACTGGGGCGATGCCTTTGCGCCCTGGCAGGGCCGGGATCTGCGCGCCGAGGCCGAAGTCGCGACCGGCCTGCCGGCTTGGCTGGAGAACGACGCCTCCTGCGCCTGCGCGGCCGAGCTGATCTTTGGCCGGCGCGATCTGCCCGATGATTTCCTGCATGTCTACATCGGCCATTATGCCGGCGGTGGGCTGGTGCTGGGCGGTCGGTTGTGGCTGGGTCCGCGCGGCAATGCCGGGGCTATCGGCTCGACCCCGGTGCCGGGCGGGCCGCCGGCGCTCGCCGTGCCGGGCGCCGCGGCGGGGGCCGCCCATGCCGGCGTGACGCAACTGCTGCAACGAGCGTCGCTGGCGGCGCTGGAGGTGCGTGCGGGGAGAGAGTTGCCGCAGGGCGACCCGGTCCCGGACTGGCCGTTGGCGCCCGCCGTCCGGGCACGCTGGTCGGCCGAGGCAGGCGAGGCAATCGCCTTTGCGGCACTATCGGCGGCCACCATCCTCGATCTGGAGGCGGTGGTGATCGATGGCGCCTTCGCGCCGGCGCTACGCACGGAGGTGGTGGCCGAGGTCGGCCGCGCCCTGTCGCGCCTGCCCTCTGCCGGGGTCGTGCTGCCGGAGATACTGGGCGGCACGATGGGCGCCCCGGCGCGGGCCATCGGCGCGGCGGGCCTGCCGCTGGCCGAGGGTTATCTGCTGGAGGTGATCTCTCCCTCGCCAGCCACCGGCGGCTAG
- a CDS encoding cation:proton antiporter, whose protein sequence is MTGILMLATLFLVAGIVAVPIATRLGLGSVPGYLVAGMAISPLLTLLRVDVSAIQHFAEFGVVMMLFLVGLELEIDKLWAMRGRLIGLGGLQVVLTALAAGGAGVALGLPWTIALALGMVFALSSTAIVLQTLTEKGLLKCDGGEASFAVLLFQDIAVIPMLALMPLLARPGLMDPVATPSHEAAAATFSLVDGRPGWQVALITLAAVAAVVFIGNRLTRPLFRFVSTAHLRELFTATALALVLGIATLMSLVGLSPALGTFIAGVVLASSEYRHELESDIVPFRGLLLGLFFMTVGANIDFALLIDRAATVIGLTLGLMAIKAAVLLLLARLFGVRGTDRWLFALGLAQAGEFGFVLLSFTTASQIIPQSIADVALLVVALSMLLTPALFILYDRVIAPMAGGDQKREADQIDEASPIIIAGHGRFGGLVARMLRSIGEQPVVVDYSSRQLEMLKLFGIKAYFGDATRPDLLESAGIANAKLLVVAIDDAAQITEIVRYVAATYPNVHIVARAVDRTHVYDLYEAGAEDIIRETFDSAVRSGRSAYEALGFTRAEADALAARFVEADKTHLRRMAEAYRRGVAPEDNPEFVRLSRQQSALLEAEMLQGRADVDAKRAALPDDPPLVAEG, encoded by the coding sequence ATGACCGGCATCCTGATGCTCGCCACCCTCTTTCTGGTCGCCGGAATCGTCGCCGTGCCGATCGCGACGCGCCTCGGCCTCGGGTCGGTGCCGGGCTACCTCGTGGCTGGGATGGCGATCTCGCCCCTGCTGACACTGCTGCGGGTCGATGTCTCTGCCATCCAGCATTTCGCCGAGTTCGGGGTCGTCATGATGCTGTTCCTCGTCGGCCTCGAGCTGGAGATCGACAAGCTTTGGGCCATGCGCGGACGCCTGATCGGGCTCGGCGGATTGCAGGTGGTGCTGACCGCGCTCGCCGCCGGCGGCGCGGGTGTGGCGCTGGGGTTGCCCTGGACCATCGCCTTGGCGCTTGGCATGGTCTTTGCCCTGTCCTCGACAGCAATCGTCCTGCAGACGCTGACCGAAAAGGGCCTGTTGAAATGCGACGGCGGCGAGGCGTCGTTCGCGGTCCTGCTGTTCCAGGACATCGCCGTGATCCCGATGCTGGCGCTGATGCCGCTGCTCGCGCGGCCGGGGCTAATGGACCCCGTCGCAACGCCCTCGCATGAGGCGGCCGCGGCGACCTTCAGCCTCGTCGACGGCCGGCCCGGTTGGCAGGTGGCGCTGATCACGCTCGCGGCGGTGGCGGCGGTGGTGTTCATCGGAAACCGCCTGACCCGGCCGCTGTTCCGCTTTGTCTCGACCGCGCATCTGCGCGAGCTGTTCACCGCTACGGCGCTTGCGTTGGTCCTTGGGATTGCCACCCTGATGTCGCTGGTCGGACTGTCGCCGGCGCTGGGCACCTTCATCGCCGGTGTCGTGCTGGCCAGCAGCGAATACCGCCACGAGCTGGAAAGCGACATCGTCCCGTTCCGGGGCCTGCTGCTGGGCCTGTTCTTCATGACCGTCGGCGCAAACATCGATTTCGCGCTGCTGATCGACCGAGCGGCGACAGTCATCGGCCTCACGCTGGGCCTGATGGCGATCAAGGCGGCCGTGCTGTTGCTGCTCGCGCGGCTGTTCGGGGTCCGGGGCACCGACCGCTGGCTGTTCGCGCTGGGCCTCGCGCAGGCGGGCGAGTTCGGCTTTGTGCTGCTGTCCTTCACCACCGCCTCGCAGATTATTCCGCAGAGCATCGCCGACGTTGCCCTGCTGGTGGTGGCGCTGTCGATGCTGCTGACCCCGGCGCTGTTCATCCTCTACGACCGGGTGATCGCGCCCATGGCGGGCGGCGACCAGAAACGCGAGGCGGACCAGATCGACGAGGCCAGCCCGATCATCATCGCCGGCCACGGCCGCTTCGGCGGCCTGGTCGCGCGCATGTTGCGCAGCATCGGCGAGCAGCCGGTGGTTGTCGATTACTCGTCGCGGCAGTTGGAGATGCTGAAGCTGTTTGGCATCAAAGCGTATTTCGGCGATGCCACCCGGCCGGACCTGCTGGAATCTGCCGGCATCGCCAATGCCAAGCTGCTGGTGGTCGCCATCGACGACGCCGCCCAGATCACCGAGATCGTGCGCTATGTCGCCGCCACATATCCGAACGTCCACATTGTCGCGCGCGCGGTCGACCGCACGCATGTCTATGACCTCTACGAGGCCGGCGCCGAGGACATCATCCGCGAGACCTTTGACAGCGCCGTACGCAGCGGCCGGTCGGCTTATGAGGCGCTCGGGTTTACCCGCGCCGAGGCCGATGCCCTCGCCGCGCGCTTTGTCGAGGCCGACAAGACCCATCTGCGGCGCATGGCCGAAGCCTATCGCCGCGGTGTCGCCCCCGAGGATAACCCGGAGTTTGTGCGCCTGTCCCGCCAGCAATCGGCCCTGCTGGAGGCAGAGATGCTGCAGGGCCGGGCCGACGTCGATGCGAAGCGCGCGGCCCTGCCGGACGATCCGCCGCTGGTCGCCGAGGGCTAG
- a CDS encoding LLM class flavin-dependent oxidoreductase produces the protein MKTIGFLSFGHWSDEPGSAVRSARDVLTQSIELAVEAEKLGVDGAYFRVHHFARQLASPFPLLAAVGARTSRIEIGTGVIDMRYENPMYMVEDAGAADLISGGRLQLGISRGSPEQVVDGWRHFGFQPAEGEDHADMARRHALVFLDLLEGRGFAKPSPRPMFPNPPGLLRLEPHSEGLRDRIWWGAASDATAVWAAEMGMNLQSSTLKQDETGEPFHIQQARQIRAFRDAWAKAGHARKPRVSVSRSIFALMDDRDRMYFGRGKESDQVGIIDEMRAVFGRGYADTPDRLIEQLREDEGIAEADTLLLTVPNMLGVDYNVHVLSSILHHVAPALGWR, from the coding sequence ATGAAGACCATCGGCTTTCTCTCCTTCGGTCACTGGTCGGACGAGCCCGGCTCGGCCGTCCGCTCGGCCCGAGATGTACTGACCCAGTCCATCGAGCTGGCGGTCGAGGCTGAAAAGCTGGGCGTTGACGGCGCTTATTTCCGCGTCCACCACTTTGCCCGGCAGCTGGCCTCGCCCTTTCCGCTGCTGGCGGCAGTGGGTGCGCGGACCTCGCGGATCGAGATCGGCACCGGCGTCATCGACATGCGCTACGAGAATCCGATGTACATGGTCGAGGATGCGGGCGCGGCGGACCTGATCTCGGGCGGACGCTTGCAGCTTGGGATCAGCCGCGGCTCGCCCGAGCAGGTGGTCGATGGCTGGCGGCACTTCGGTTTTCAACCGGCCGAGGGCGAGGATCACGCCGACATGGCGCGGCGCCATGCGCTTGTCTTTCTGGACCTGCTGGAGGGGCGAGGCTTTGCCAAGCCCAGCCCGCGGCCGATGTTCCCGAACCCGCCGGGCCTGCTGCGTCTCGAGCCGCATTCCGAGGGGCTGCGCGATCGTATCTGGTGGGGCGCGGCATCGGATGCGACGGCGGTCTGGGCGGCTGAGATGGGGATGAACCTGCAAAGCTCGACCCTCAAGCAGGACGAGACGGGCGAGCCGTTCCACATCCAGCAGGCCAGACAGATCCGGGCCTTTCGCGACGCATGGGCAAAGGCCGGCCACGCCCGAAAGCCGCGGGTATCGGTCAGCCGGTCGATCTTTGCGCTGATGGACGACCGCGACCGGATGTATTTCGGGCGCGGCAAGGAAAGCGATCAGGTCGGCATCATCGACGAAATGCGGGCGGTGTTCGGCCGCGGCTACGCCGACACCCCCGACCGGCTGATCGAGCAACTGCGCGAGGACGAAGGCATCGCCGAGGCAGACACCCTGCTGCTGACGGTGCCGAACATGCTAGGCGTCGATTACAACGTCCATGTGCTTTCCAGCATCCTGCACCATGTCGCGCCGGCGCTGGGCTGGCGCTAG
- the guaA gene encoding glutamine-hydrolyzing GMP synthase: MTQHQRLLIVDFGSQVTQLIARRLRELNVYCEIHPFHDVTDAFLDEFAPQAAILSGGPASVTATGSPRAPQRLFEMGIPLFGICYGQQAMTIQLGGHVEAGHHAEFGRAFVAPAPGHKGDGIFAGLFQDGREEVWMSHGDRVTTLAPGFEVIGTSPGAPYAMIADEARRFYAVQFHPEVHHTPHGRQMLENFVRLAGFTGDWTMASYRNDAIARIRQQVGDAKVICGLSGGVDSSVAAVLIHEAIGDQLTCVFVDHGLLRQGEADEVVAMFRDHYNIPLIHADEQSLFLGALTGVSDPEVKRKTIGRLFIEVFQKHAAEVGGARFLAQGTLYPDVIESVSVSGGPSVTIKSHHNVGGLPEKMGLKLVEPLRELFKDEVRALGRELGLPASFIGRHPFPGPGLAIRCPGEITPEKLDILRKADAVFIDQIRKHGLYDDIWQAFVAILPVKTVGVMGDGRTYDFACALRAVTSVDGMTADYYPFSHQFLGETATRIINEVRGINRVTYDITSKPPGTIEWE, translated from the coding sequence ATGACCCAGCATCAGCGCCTGCTCATCGTCGATTTCGGTTCTCAGGTGACCCAGCTCATTGCGCGTCGCCTGCGCGAGCTGAACGTCTACTGCGAAATCCATCCGTTCCACGACGTCACCGACGCCTTCCTGGACGAGTTCGCCCCCCAGGCGGCGATCCTGTCGGGGGGCCCGGCCTCGGTCACGGCGACGGGCAGCCCGCGCGCGCCGCAGCGGCTGTTCGAAATGGGGATCCCCCTCTTCGGGATCTGCTACGGCCAGCAGGCCATGACGATCCAGCTGGGCGGTCATGTCGAGGCCGGCCACCATGCCGAGTTTGGCCGCGCCTTCGTCGCCCCCGCCCCCGGTCACAAGGGCGATGGAATCTTTGCCGGCCTCTTCCAGGACGGCCGGGAGGAGGTCTGGATGTCGCATGGCGACCGGGTCACCACCCTCGCCCCTGGGTTCGAGGTCATCGGCACCTCGCCGGGCGCGCCCTATGCGATGATCGCCGACGAGGCACGCCGGTTCTATGCAGTACAGTTCCACCCAGAGGTGCACCACACCCCGCATGGCCGTCAGATGCTGGAAAACTTTGTCCGCCTCGCCGGGTTCACCGGCGACTGGACCATGGCCAGCTATCGCAACGACGCCATCGCCCGTATCCGCCAGCAGGTGGGCGACGCCAAGGTGATCTGCGGGCTGTCCGGCGGGGTCGATTCCTCGGTCGCCGCGGTCCTGATCCACGAGGCGATCGGCGATCAGTTGACCTGCGTCTTTGTCGATCACGGCCTGCTGCGCCAGGGCGAGGCGGACGAGGTGGTCGCCATGTTCCGCGACCACTACAACATCCCACTGATCCATGCCGACGAGCAATCGCTCTTCCTGGGTGCCCTGACCGGCGTCAGCGACCCGGAGGTCAAGCGCAAAACCATCGGCCGCCTTTTCATCGAGGTCTTCCAGAAGCACGCGGCCGAGGTCGGCGGCGCCCGGTTCCTGGCGCAAGGCACCCTTTATCCCGACGTGATCGAGAGCGTCAGCGTCTCCGGCGGGCCCTCGGTCACCATCAAGTCGCACCACAATGTCGGCGGCCTTCCCGAAAAGATGGGCCTCAAGCTGGTGGAGCCGCTGCGCGAGCTTTTCAAGGACGAGGTCCGGGCGCTGGGGCGCGAGCTTGGCCTGCCCGCCAGCTTCATCGGCCGCCATCCGTTCCCCGGCCCCGGACTCGCCATCCGCTGCCCCGGCGAGATCACGCCCGAAAAGCTGGACATCCTGCGCAAGGCCGACGCCGTCTTCATCGACCAGATCCGCAAGCACGGCCTTTACGACGACATCTGGCAGGCCTTCGTCGCGATCCTGCCGGTCAAGACCGTCGGCGTCATGGGCGACGGCCGCACCTATGACTTCGCCTGTGCCCTGCGGGCCGTCACCTCGGTCGACGGCATGACGGCGGATTACTACCCCTTCAGCCACCAGTTCCTGGGCGAAACTGCCACCCGTATCATCAACGAGGTCCGCGGCATCAACCGCGTGACCTATGATATCACGAGCAAGCCGCCGGGGACGATCGAGTGGGAATGA
- a CDS encoding branched-chain amino acid ABC transporter permease: MSSNRQAGQASPWRAPALFCVIVALVILEGTTRNALFSGSWNTALGILNMGIISAITALGVNIIWGYAGLFNAGVVGFLALGGLAPVLISTQPVPGAWSAGGARMLAAMLMGLAVLALATWLWRRAGARRGIAVALILLAGFFAFRWLFDPAVMAIEANNAARAGNIGGLGLPVLLSWPVGGLLAAVAAWAVGKVALGLRSDYLAIATLGIGEIIVAVLKNEDWLARGVKNMTGIPRPVPYELDLQSNAEFAAEAARVGLPVAEAAGIWVKLGYTSLFTAVLLSLVLLAELALNSPWGRMMRAIRDNEVAAGAMGKNVTARHLQVFVLGCAVIGLSGAMMVTSDGLLNPTSFNPLRYTFLIWVMVIVGGSGNNWGTVLGALLIWFLWIKVEVWGPQLMAFLTMPLPAGAVKAHLLGSAAHMRFIAMGLVLLLVLRFAPRGLVPER, encoded by the coding sequence ATGTCCAGCAATCGTCAGGCCGGTCAGGCCAGCCCGTGGCGCGCACCCGCACTGTTCTGCGTCATCGTCGCGCTCGTGATCCTCGAGGGGACGACCCGCAACGCGCTCTTCTCCGGCTCTTGGAACACGGCGCTGGGGATTTTGAACATGGGCATCATCTCGGCCATCACGGCGCTGGGGGTGAACATCATCTGGGGCTATGCCGGCCTCTTCAACGCCGGTGTGGTCGGCTTTCTGGCGCTAGGCGGGCTGGCCCCGGTGCTGATCTCGACCCAGCCCGTGCCCGGCGCCTGGTCTGCCGGCGGGGCACGGATGCTGGCGGCGATGCTGATGGGCCTTGCGGTGCTGGCCCTCGCCACTTGGCTCTGGCGCCGCGCCGGCGCCCGCCGCGGGATCGCCGTGGCACTGATCCTGCTCGCCGGGTTCTTTGCCTTCCGCTGGCTGTTCGATCCCGCGGTCATGGCGATCGAGGCGAACAACGCCGCGCGCGCCGGCAACATCGGCGGCCTCGGCTTGCCGGTCCTGCTCAGCTGGCCGGTCGGCGGGCTGCTGGCCGCCGTGGCCGCCTGGGCGGTGGGCAAGGTCGCGCTGGGCCTGCGCAGCGATTACCTCGCCATCGCCACCCTCGGCATCGGCGAGATCATCGTCGCCGTCCTCAAGAACGAGGACTGGCTGGCGCGCGGCGTCAAGAACATGACCGGCATTCCCCGCCCCGTCCCCTACGAGTTGGACCTGCAATCCAATGCCGAGTTCGCGGCCGAGGCTGCCCGCGTCGGCCTGCCCGTGGCCGAAGCTGCTGGCATCTGGGTCAAGCTGGGCTACACTTCGCTGTTCACTGCGGTGCTGCTGTCACTGGTGCTGCTGGCGGAACTGGCGCTGAACAGCCCCTGGGGCCGGATGATGCGCGCCATCCGCGACAACGAGGTCGCGGCCGGCGCCATGGGCAAGAACGTAACCGCCCGTCACCTGCAAGTGTTTGTCCTCGGCTGCGCCGTGATCGGCCTCTCGGGCGCGATGATGGTGACAAGTGACGGGCTGCTTAACCCCACCTCGTTCAACCCGCTGCGCTATACATTCCTGATTTGGGTGATGGTGATCGTCGGCGGCTCTGGCAACAACTGGGGCACCGTGCTGGGCGCGCTGCTGATCTGGTTCCTGTGGATCAAGGTCGAGGTCTGGGGCCCGCAGCTGATGGCTTTCCTGACAATGCCGCTGCCGGCCGGCGCGGTGAAGGCGCACCTGCTCGGCTCGGCAGCACATATGCGCTTCATCGCCATGGGCCTCGTGCTGCTGCTGGTGTTGCGCTTCGCCCCCCGCGGGCTAGTGCCCGAGCGCTAG
- a CDS encoding branched-chain amino acid ABC transporter permease has translation MDILNALVAILNFVIIPAAAYGAQLALGALGVTLVYGILRFSNFAHGDTMAFGTAVTILLTWGLQALGVTLTPLPTALLALPVAIAFTAALVLLTDRAVYRFYRRKKAAPIIMVMASVGIMFIMNGLTRLLIGVDEIRFDDGARFIISAGDFKRWSGLDEGLSLRGTQVITLVTAFAVMVWLFWFLNRTRSGKAMRAYSDNEDLALLSGIDPERVVRLTWIIAAALATLAGTLYGLDKAFKAFNYFQILLPIFAAAIVGGLGSPQGAIAGGFVVAFSEVAVTYPWKKVATYFGFQPEGLLQLLSTEYKFAVSFVILIVVLLFRPTGLFRGKSV, from the coding sequence ATGGACATCCTGAACGCCCTGGTGGCAATCCTCAACTTCGTCATCATCCCCGCTGCGGCCTACGGCGCGCAGCTTGCGCTGGGCGCGCTGGGGGTGACGCTGGTCTATGGCATCCTGCGGTTCTCGAACTTTGCCCATGGCGACACCATGGCCTTTGGCACCGCGGTCACCATCCTGCTGACCTGGGGGCTGCAGGCCCTCGGCGTGACGCTGACCCCGCTTCCGACCGCCCTGCTGGCGCTGCCTGTCGCGATCGCGTTCACTGCAGCGCTGGTGTTGCTGACCGACCGCGCGGTCTATCGCTTCTACCGCCGCAAGAAGGCCGCCCCCATCATCATGGTCATGGCCTCTGTCGGGATCATGTTCATCATGAACGGCCTGACGCGCCTGCTGATCGGTGTCGACGAGATTCGGTTTGACGACGGCGCGCGTTTCATCATCAGCGCCGGGGATTTCAAGCGCTGGTCCGGCCTTGACGAGGGGCTGTCGCTGCGTGGCACCCAGGTCATCACGCTGGTGACGGCCTTTGCGGTGATGGTCTGGCTGTTCTGGTTCCTGAACCGCACGCGGTCGGGCAAGGCGATGCGCGCCTATTCCGACAACGAGGATCTGGCCCTGCTGTCGGGAATCGACCCCGAGCGCGTGGTTCGCCTGACCTGGATCATCGCCGCGGCGCTGGCGACCCTTGCCGGCACGCTCTACGGCCTCGACAAGGCGTTCAAGGCGTTCAACTATTTCCAGATCCTGCTGCCGATCTTTGCCGCTGCCATCGTCGGCGGCCTCGGCAGTCCGCAGGGCGCCATCGCCGGCGGCTTTGTTGTCGCCTTCAGCGAGGTCGCGGTCACCTACCCTTGGAAAAAGGTCGCGACCTACTTCGGCTTTCAGCCCGAGGGCCTGCTGCAACTGCTGTCCACCGAATACAAGTTCGCCGTCAGCTTTGTCATTCTGATCGTGGTGCTGCTGTTCCGGCCAACCGGCCTGTTCCGCGGCAAGTCTGTCTAA